Proteins encoded together in one Catellatospora citrea window:
- a CDS encoding NUDIX domain-containing protein: MPERHSHCSYCGSAYAADLAWPRRCATCEQVSYVNPVPVAVAVLPVGDGLLGVRRLIPPGAGRVALPGGFIDLGESWQAAVVRELWEETGIRADAADVSLYDTLSAPDGTLLVFGLLPHRDVADLPAPVANEESAGWELVTPATPLAFSLHTAVAARYFASLNV, encoded by the coding sequence ATGCCGGAACGCCACTCGCACTGCTCCTACTGCGGCAGCGCCTACGCCGCCGATCTGGCCTGGCCACGCCGGTGTGCGACCTGCGAGCAGGTCAGCTATGTCAACCCGGTGCCGGTCGCCGTGGCGGTGCTGCCGGTCGGTGACGGGCTGCTCGGCGTGCGGCGCCTCATCCCGCCCGGTGCGGGCCGGGTGGCGCTGCCGGGCGGTTTCATCGACCTCGGTGAGTCATGGCAGGCGGCGGTGGTCCGGGAGCTGTGGGAGGAGACCGGGATCCGTGCCGACGCGGCCGACGTGAGCCTGTACGACACGCTCAGCGCGCCCGACGGCACCTTGCTCGTGTTCGGACTGCTGCCGCACCGCGACGTCGCCGACCTGCCCGCGCCCGTCGCCAATGAGGAGTCGGCCGGCTGGGAGCTGGTCACCCCCGCCACCCCGCTCGCGTTCAGCCTGCACACCGCCGTCGCGGCCCGCTACTTCGCCTCGCTGAACGTCTGA
- a CDS encoding NAD(P)/FAD-dependent oxidoreductase, whose product MGRTVAVIGGGYGGSAVAKALDAEADVVLIDPRDAFVNAAASLRALVRPDWAGNMFFPFDTLLTRGRVVRDRVVSVDPGGVTLASGGRVEADYLVLATGSGYAYPAKPDAESTEAALDDLRRTHKELSGAQRVLVVGAGPVGLELAGEIREVWPGKRVTVVDPVEQLLPGFQPEVRQELHRQLAEADIRLRLGVGLAALPSTEPGQAATFTVTTTDGDEITADIWFRAHGVRVNTGYLADGRLTTRTPQGLVRVTEHLNVRGHDHVYAIGDITDVAEAKMAAYAMQHAEVVAQNITARLRGEQPTATYRPSPDPMILLPLGTRGGVGQFPAPDGPAAVPAATVAEYKGADLFTGRFAELFGTA is encoded by the coding sequence ATGGGTCGTACGGTCGCGGTCATCGGCGGAGGTTACGGGGGTTCGGCGGTCGCGAAGGCGCTGGACGCCGAGGCTGACGTCGTGCTCATCGATCCGCGGGACGCCTTCGTCAACGCGGCGGCGTCGCTGCGGGCGCTGGTCCGGCCCGATTGGGCGGGCAACATGTTCTTTCCCTTCGACACTCTGCTCACGCGGGGCAGGGTGGTCCGGGACCGGGTGGTCTCGGTGGACCCGGGCGGTGTCACCCTGGCCTCGGGCGGACGTGTCGAGGCGGACTATCTGGTCCTGGCCACCGGCTCCGGCTACGCCTACCCGGCCAAGCCCGACGCCGAGTCCACCGAGGCGGCGCTGGACGACCTGCGCCGGACCCACAAGGAACTGAGCGGCGCGCAGCGGGTGCTGGTCGTCGGGGCCGGGCCGGTCGGCTTGGAGCTGGCCGGGGAGATCAGGGAGGTCTGGCCGGGCAAGCGGGTGACCGTCGTCGACCCGGTCGAGCAACTTTTGCCCGGCTTCCAGCCGGAGGTGCGCCAAGAGCTGCACCGACAGCTCGCGGAGGCGGACATCCGGCTGCGGCTGGGAGTCGGTCTGGCGGCGCTGCCGTCGACCGAGCCGGGGCAGGCCGCCACGTTCACCGTCACCACCACCGACGGTGACGAGATCACCGCGGACATCTGGTTCCGTGCCCACGGTGTACGGGTCAACACCGGCTACCTCGCCGACGGCCGGCTCACCACCCGCACCCCGCAGGGGCTGGTCCGCGTCACCGAGCACCTGAACGTGCGCGGGCACGACCACGTCTACGCGATCGGCGACATCACCGACGTCGCCGAGGCCAAGATGGCCGCGTACGCGATGCAGCACGCCGAGGTCGTGGCGCAGAACATCACGGCGCGGCTGCGTGGCGAGCAGCCCACGGCGACCTACCGCCCCTCGCCCGACCCGATGATCCTGCTCCCGCTCGGCACGCGAGGCGGGGTCGGGCAGTTCCCCGCGCCTGACGGCCCAGCCGCCGTCCCGGCCGCGACGGTCGCCGAGTACAAGGGCGCCGACCTGTTCACCGGCCGCTTCGCGGAGTTGTTCGGCACGGCCTGA
- a CDS encoding helix-turn-helix domain-containing protein: MSDNELGLFLRVHREAVTPAAVGLPTGPRRRAAGLRRSEVAALAGVSVEYVTRLEQGRDRRPSPQVLSALADALRLTAGERVHLHRLTKAADPGYNCRGETAPARTVRPTVQALLDRLEPTPAVLLNRLSDVLAHTDGYQRLAGPIGLLDAAVPNLARFVFTDSRARDAYPDWEHIADERVAALKQGPFRADPHLAALADELTIAAGDAFARRVDTVPALAKSSGVVRLAHPEVGTLRLAYETLDLSADDDQRLIVHLPADAATSAALDRLNSPRAQPLRLVVG, encoded by the coding sequence GTGAGCGACAACGAACTCGGACTGTTCCTGCGGGTGCACCGGGAGGCGGTCACCCCGGCCGCGGTCGGGCTGCCCACCGGACCCCGCCGGCGAGCCGCGGGGCTGCGCCGCTCCGAGGTGGCCGCCCTGGCGGGCGTCAGTGTGGAGTACGTGACCAGGCTCGAACAGGGACGCGACCGCCGGCCGTCCCCGCAGGTGCTCTCCGCCCTCGCCGACGCGCTGCGGCTGACCGCCGGCGAGCGCGTGCACCTGCACCGCCTCACCAAAGCGGCCGACCCCGGCTACAACTGCCGAGGCGAGACGGCACCGGCGCGCACCGTGCGCCCCACCGTGCAGGCCCTGCTCGACCGCCTGGAGCCCACCCCGGCAGTGCTGCTCAACCGGCTCAGCGACGTCCTCGCCCACACCGACGGCTACCAGCGGCTCGCCGGACCGATCGGCCTGCTGGACGCGGCAGTGCCCAACCTTGCCCGGTTCGTGTTCACGGACAGCCGGGCCCGCGACGCCTACCCCGACTGGGAGCACATCGCCGACGAACGGGTCGCGGCGCTCAAACAGGGCCCGTTCCGGGCGGACCCGCACCTGGCCGCCCTGGCCGACGAGCTGACCATCGCCGCCGGCGACGCCTTCGCCCGGCGGGTCGACACCGTTCCCGCGCTGGCGAAGTCCAGCGGCGTCGTCCGGCTGGCCCACCCCGAGGTGGGCACACTGCGGCTCGCGTACGAGACACTCGACCTGTCCGCCGACGACGACCAGCGCCTGATCGTCCACCTGCCCGCCGACGCCGCGACCTCCGCCGCGCTCGACCGCCTGAACAGCCCCCGGGCGCAGCCACTGCGGCTCGTGGTCGGCTGA